Proteins from one Dehalococcoidia bacterium genomic window:
- the lipA gene encoding lipoyl synthase: MPQPPSAGQAPVAARLPPWLKVRFPAGDTYMRLKRLMRDNSLHTVCEEARCPNIGECWNAGTATFMVLGDVCTRSCAFCAVRKGRPQGMDWREPERVAAAVKLLDLRYCVITSVNRDDQPDGGAGIFARCIQLIREQSPGCKVEVLTPDFLGDCDAIETVARARPDVFSHNTETVPRLYRRIRPKATYERSLAFIAQVRASDPSIVTKSGVMAGLGETWDELLQTMRDIQRAGCDILTIGQYLRPSPWHAAVVRFYTPEEFKELARLGMTMGYRHVEAGPLVRSSYLAERQVESMVAARA, from the coding sequence ATGCCGCAGCCGCCATCCGCGGGCCAGGCTCCCGTCGCGGCGCGCCTGCCCCCCTGGCTGAAGGTCCGCTTCCCCGCGGGCGACACCTACATGCGCCTCAAGCGCCTGATGCGAGACAACAGCCTGCACACAGTATGCGAAGAGGCTCGCTGCCCGAACATCGGCGAGTGTTGGAACGCAGGTACCGCCACGTTCATGGTTCTGGGCGACGTCTGCACGCGAAGCTGCGCCTTCTGCGCGGTGAGGAAAGGCAGGCCCCAGGGCATGGACTGGCGGGAGCCGGAGCGCGTCGCAGCGGCGGTGAAGCTGCTCGACTTGCGCTATTGCGTCATCACCTCGGTCAATCGCGACGACCAGCCCGACGGCGGCGCGGGCATATTTGCCCGGTGCATCCAGCTAATACGGGAGCAGTCCCCCGGCTGCAAGGTAGAGGTCCTGACCCCGGACTTCCTGGGCGACTGCGACGCCATTGAAACAGTGGCCCGGGCGCGCCCGGACGTCTTCAGCCACAACACGGAGACCGTGCCGCGCCTTTACCGGCGCATACGTCCCAAGGCCACCTACGAACGCTCTCTGGCGTTCATCGCCCAGGTGCGCGCCAGCGACCCAAGCATTGTCACGAAATCCGGCGTCATGGCTGGCCTGGGCGAGACGTGGGACGAGCTGCTCCAGACTATGCGTGACATTCAGCGGGCTGGCTGCGACATCCTGACTATCGGCCAGTACCTGCGGCCATCGCCGTGGCACGCCGCCGTCGTCAGGTTCTACACGCCGGAGGAGTTCAAGGAGTTGGCCCGCCTGGGCATGACGATGGGCTATCGTCACGTGGAGGCGGGGCCGCTGGTGCGCAGCTCCTATCTGGCGGAGCGCCAGGTGGAGAGCATGGTTGCCGCCAGAGCGTGA
- the lpdA gene encoding dihydrolipoyl dehydrogenase → MERYNLAIIGAGPGGYVAAIRAAQLGLKTVVIEREAPGGICLNWGCIPSKALLRSAEILALFKRGKEFGFTFDNFKADYAVAEARSRKVVDRLVKGVEFLLKKNKVDYVQGTARLASPQRIEVAPSGQTIEADNVIIATGARPRSIPGLEPDGKNVITYREAVTLTEVPESVVIVGAGAIGVEFAYLWHTYGSKVMLVEALPRLVPTEDEEISAELERSFKKQSMNYFTNARVEGVSWADPSGEGRVAVATADGKKDVRGRKVLVAVGVQPNSEGLGLEALGVRMERGSVKVDARMRTSVPGVYAIGDVTGEVLLAHVASAQGVVAAEAIAGRQPARLSYVDMPRATYCQPQVASLGLTEAQARQQGHEVKVGRFPFRAIGKALALGDSDGLVKIVADAKTGEILGAHMIGPEVTELLGELSIAKLLESTPLELGSAVHPHPTLSEALREAALDVNKEAIHT, encoded by the coding sequence ATGGAGCGATATAACTTGGCGATCATCGGCGCCGGACCCGGCGGCTACGTGGCCGCCATCCGGGCGGCCCAACTCGGCCTGAAGACCGTCGTCATCGAGCGCGAGGCGCCGGGGGGCATCTGCCTCAACTGGGGCTGCATCCCCAGCAAGGCCCTTCTGCGGAGCGCCGAGATTCTGGCCCTTTTTAAGCGCGGCAAGGAGTTCGGCTTCACATTCGACAACTTCAAGGCGGACTACGCAGTCGCCGAGGCCCGCAGCCGCAAGGTCGTGGACCGGCTGGTCAAGGGCGTGGAGTTCCTGCTCAAGAAGAACAAGGTGGACTACGTGCAGGGCACGGCGCGCCTGGCCTCGCCGCAACGCATCGAGGTGGCCCCCAGCGGCCAGACTATTGAGGCGGACAACGTCATCATCGCCACTGGCGCGCGGCCACGGAGCATCCCCGGCCTGGAGCCGGATGGCAAGAACGTCATCACGTACCGCGAGGCGGTGACGCTGACCGAGGTCCCGGAGTCGGTCGTCATCGTCGGCGCGGGCGCCATCGGCGTCGAGTTCGCCTATCTGTGGCACACCTACGGGAGCAAGGTCATGCTGGTCGAGGCGCTCCCGCGTCTCGTCCCGACGGAGGACGAGGAGATCAGCGCGGAACTGGAGCGAAGCTTCAAGAAACAGAGCATGAACTACTTCACGAACGCCAGGGTGGAGGGGGTGAGCTGGGCCGACCCTTCCGGGGAAGGGCGGGTCGCGGTGGCCACGGCGGACGGGAAGAAAGACGTGCGGGGACGGAAGGTGCTGGTGGCCGTCGGCGTGCAACCCAACAGCGAAGGGCTGGGCCTGGAGGCGCTGGGCGTCCGCATGGAGCGCGGATCCGTCAAGGTGGACGCGCGTATGCGGACGAGCGTGCCGGGTGTGTACGCCATCGGCGACGTGACCGGCGAAGTGCTTCTGGCGCACGTCGCGTCGGCGCAGGGCGTCGTTGCGGCGGAGGCCATCGCCGGGCGGCAGCCGGCGCGCCTGTCCTACGTGGATATGCCGCGCGCGACTTACTGTCAGCCGCAGGTGGCGAGCCTTGGTCTGACCGAGGCGCAGGCGCGCCAGCAGGGCCATGAGGTCAAGGTGGGGCGCTTTCCCTTCCGCGCCATCGGCAAGGCGCTGGCGCTGGGGGATTCCGACGGCCTGGTGAAGATCGTGGCCGACGCCAAGACCGGCGAGATCCTGGGCGCGCATATGATCGGCCCCGAGGTGACGGAGCTGCTGGGAGAGCTGTCCATCGCCAAGCTGCTGGAGTCCACGCCGCTGGAGTTGGGGTCGGCGGTCCATCCGCATCCCACGCTCTCCGAGGCGCTGCGCGAGGCGGCGCTGGACGTCAACAAAGAAGCCATTCACACGTAG
- a CDS encoding dual specificity protein phosphatase codes for MNWINERLAVGEINDAMNHEELKRQGIAGVLGLNDFPTFIPGMGFDWHRVQLHDGPGNKPADLARALDVLDDLLDRHRTLLHCASGVSRAPFVAAAYLATKEGLTLDEALAAVTRKRPIANPDPALFHLWREYQTYRENGNGNGHKPTA; via the coding sequence ATGAACTGGATTAACGAACGGCTGGCTGTAGGCGAGATCAACGACGCCATGAACCACGAGGAACTCAAGCGCCAGGGTATCGCCGGTGTATTGGGCCTGAATGACTTCCCCACCTTCATCCCCGGTATGGGTTTCGATTGGCACCGTGTCCAGCTCCACGACGGCCCAGGCAACAAGCCCGCTGACCTGGCCCGCGCTCTGGATGTCCTTGATGACCTGCTGGACCGGCACCGCACTCTGCTTCACTGCGCCTCCGGCGTCAGCCGCGCCCCCTTTGTGGCTGCGGCGTACCTGGCGACCAAGGAGGGGCTGACCCTTGACGAAGCCCTGGCGGCGGTCACGCGGAAGCGGCCCATCGCCAACCCGGACCCCGCGCTCTTCCATCTATGGCGGGAGTATCAGACGTACCGAGAGAACGGCAACGGGAACGGCCACAAGCCCACTGCGTAA